The genome window AATTCGAATCAATTTGGCGCCCTATGCAAGTTATTagccaataatatatatattcaatattatactcTCATAGAaagctgaatatattatttgtcttagatatgtattacatattatatttattcaataaaaacctctaatattataataaataattaaaaaatgtaatatcaatAGACAATGCTCAATATATAAAGTTGAAATATGTACAGAACGAAAAACtgtacacaaaataaattataaatattacaacagcacaaatatatttataccgTTGAAATTCAGTTCTTACCTTATTGGAGCAGTGCATTCAGGccgttttgtcaaaaatatagacaagtgattcggaattaattttttcctctcaTAAGACCAGCAAAAATAGGCTATTTTGAGGCtgttcaaaaaacaaacaaaaaatgaataaattggacaccattttataaaatttgaaagcatcatacttacaattatattggAGCCCTTAACATATCAGGACCCGTAGCATTGCCAGTTTTGTTTTTAGTAAGCTATGCTTCTGAGGCTCAGAAACAACAAGGGCTTGATATATTAACAGGTATTTTTTATATCagataaatgttaaataaataattcaaaaatgaagcaTTGAAAGGGAAAATGAACCATTGAAGGGAAAAACGAACGGTGAATGgatagtttttacaaaatgaaagatTGAACGGAAAAGGTACAAGCCTgaactttaataattaaaaacatgtttaagAACATTTTTAGGGGAATGAATTATCCCTCTGTTCCTTATTCCGATGGTTCTGCCCAGTAATTCATTGAGGACTTTGAAACTGGTAAGGgatcattttgaaattaatatcgCGGACTTCATatttaaggttatttttttatagtagggAAGGTATGAAAAGGTAATCAAGGAAGAGAAGAATTGTTATTGACATCTAAGAAAGTTACCAATTATGGGCGTTGACGTTTCCCCCTCTCAcacatattatttaactaagGATAAACTATGGATTCAAACGAACTAAATATTGAAGTTCCTTTGGCAGTTCCGGAATCGGATAACGAAGATGTTTTATTGGGTgaagaggaaataaattataatcacaGTATACTTCCCGAACCGGGTAGTTGCTGGGTAGAGGAGGAAGATTCTTTATCTGGTTCCTTAGAAGATCTAGTAAATTCTTTTGATGAAAAGTTAACAATGgcgtttcaaaattatgaagaGAAAGTCGATAAAATGGCTCCTGTACAAGTTCGTTCACAAGAAGATATCTTGAAGGAATGCCAAGTGTGGTGGACAATCACAGGAAATTTTGGTAATATGATGCCAATCGATTGGACCAAGGTAATATATTAtccatatttgttttgaaataattaattatttaccttCGTAAATCGTTTCCTCCAAATTTTATGTATTGTGTTGTAATTTTTCAAGCTttcctgtatatataatttcaagaaCATGTTGCTAATTGTTaaacttagtatttttttctaggttaaggcatttattaatttaaaaaaaatatgaagcagaataaaatagaaaaaaaggaagatattttttcattatagctTTGGATACATCTCCCATGTAAAATTGTagtccaaatttttatttatacaacgatatataaattgtatgaagGAACGATTGATACCAATCCATTATTTACACTAAGATTATTATCAGACTTTAAACTTTGAGCAAAAACAATAATCATTAAACTTATACTTTAATCGAACTTAATTGAAGATGCTCAAAGGATATTTGTTTGAGAGTATCCTTATACACTCTAAGTAAATGCAATTCTGTTGTCAAGTGTGGGTGCACAAAGGGCAATGCCCCCTCCCAcaaaaaattcactttttgtGGACTCTTGcatttatgacattttattgCAACCATTCGATTTCATTTGCCACTCATTTAACAAAGATGTATCACCATTTACTGCTTTTGGGTATTACCAAAATGcagtatgaatatttataattaaattgccTAAATTTCACAACATAAATTTTGggacttattaatatttttcttgtggTTCACAATATCCAAAAGTTAGTTTCCACATCTATTGCACGTGTACACGTAAACAACTTGTTTGAGAAGCAGACCTTATTTTTAAGAAgtctataatttttcttatgaaaatatAGAGATtttgcaaggttaatagaaatacaaggttagaccatcatctCATCGGGTTTGCTATAATGTTCAATatgatgtatcgtactgactgctgCGTAATACATgccgattttgacaaaatacacaACTAATTATATTCTATTACGTCACTATTAagaagcgtggtggaagtcataCACGCGTAATGGAGATTTTGTAATATAACATGTGTTTTGATTAGATTAAAGAGAAATTGCTACGAAGAGATATATTTGTAAACATGTTTGtgatgtattataaatatatatttagtagtttTAACATGATATTTAATCTCGTATATAAATAGTAGATACTTTAGTTGTGAAATGATTTGTTATAATAAAGACGTGCGTACGTTGTTGCAACCTTATGATCATTTATCGAATATCTTCGAATCTTCCATGGCGTAGCTACGTCGGAGACGATCTCCATTCCTGACTGCAATAAAAGCGGCATCGCAATAGTTTGTGGATATATTCTGGATTGATATTTGTGTAGTCATTTTCAGCATTAAAGATGTATAATGATGTAAATTGTCtgaattttttatctttcccgattttttggaattggtaatctgaagaataaattttcttttacttaggAGTTGgcacttttatttaattcctgagtagtgaacatcttttcctaaatatattcaattatattcaaaacctgattgtgctcataaaagatggagcataaatctgaggatttgttgcggagttttaattgtaagcccttgttggactcagagtagaattgggacatattttgtaacaataataaaaattattattttgtatattaatgaaatacttctcagtataaaaatacaacaacaaaaaaataatttaaatgcacTTACTGTCAGTCCCGTAAGTAAAGTTATATCAAAGGAGAGGCATTCTAAATTTTCTGATGGGTTGGggcgtgatttttttttttttttttgcagttttaCTTTCTTGAtctattttagaatttttttatgacttaactattttactttaaataacaGCCGAagatatgaaattattattatttagaaaatacaaattatttaatattttatgttactATTTCACTTCTCAGTAGTCCAGTATCTGGAGGagacacttttaaaaataaatgattggtTTAAATTGGAAGAATTTAcaatttcttcacaattttacAGTTATAGGAGAATaagatttaaattatgtaaatatagtaTATCTAAGTTACTTGGGGGTACGTCCCATAGTTACGACACTGCATATTGTACATTAAAGCTTATATTAAGGGATTAAATCATTCGCCggttttttagttatttcatgCAGGTCCTGGTCTGTATTGTACTTGATTTTTCACGATGTTTATTTATGTCTTATGTAATGTTGAATCCACACTTCACTAATGTTCTTTTCTGATGTTACATCATAAATACggaaattaagaatttttaatttatatcctttttgaCTTATAATTTAGTATAGATACAAGTATTTACTGTCGATGATATTAGAATATAATGAACTATTTTGCTTTATCGTATTTCAGTCCTCAACGAGAAGTAAACAATTTCCAGTTTTGAATCTCTGCGCTCCTCATTGCCGCTCAGAAGACATCAGCTTGTTACAAGAGGAAGATGACATTGTAGCTGCTGATTTAGATATGCATACATTAATTCTCAACTCGAATGCTCATTTGGATGAGCCTGTGAAAACTGCTGATGAAATTATCAAAgaaattgatgaaattataaaaGAGGAATATGATGAGTCAGAAAATAACACctgtaataatttaaattattcaaatatacagcATCCCAAAATGTACTTCTTTGGACCTGTTCGTATTCTGGATAAAGTTTTGGAAGGTCGTAAACTGAACGACTTATCTTTGAATGAGCTCATTCTGATCAACGGGGATATTGAATTACTTGTGAGAGAATTATCTGAAGAACTAGTCGGAGATTTGGGTATTCGGGACGAAttagaatttgaaaaagaattaaaaaatacttttatatctCTTTTACTTAACATTCAAAGCAAACTAAGGcaaatcaatagaaaaaattCTGGAAAGCCATCAACTTTCAAATATCTCACAACAGTTATTCCATATCAAGTTAGTAACTCGTCTCCGCCCGTCTCAATACTTCAAGTTTTAGTTAAAATCTTAAAAGCAATAAACGAAGACTCTCCTGCTGTTCCGGCATTATTAACtgattatatattgaaaattctatgTCCATCATAGAGTTATGAtgatgaaaatttcatttttcttaaaattaattattataaaaatatttaatctaattaaattataaatgaataaactcTTAACTGTTATAAAagaaactttatattattactttaggTTAAAGTAGTATAACTTTTTGcatattaataattcatatcTTACACTTTGTGGTGTTTGCTTTGTTTAATTATGTTCTGTAATATACTCACTATTTTGGCAATtcgattttattttctaaaacataaTTTCTACAGGAATTTATGGATGAGTtcgaaattatattcttatttattcgtaTATAGTTTTAAGGACTTCATTTAATCATACCTTCAAACTTAAGGTGGGTTCAcggatgtattttttattgtaagttttcttccttttttattaatttaatttctctgaCATACTTAACAATTACTACTCTTGGAAGTTGGCTGGGACTTTTGACGAAACCTCTCAACTTCCTTAATTTTATAGCTGAAATGAAGTGAAGAAGAATAAAGTGTACGTAGAATGATGAGAAAGTTACTTAGACTGTGCGAAACAGTGAATTTTTATATGCCCAAATGAGTGTTTTGCATTGTTGTAACCGAATCTAGGCTTTATTCAACTATATCTACAAtctataatgatttaataagaactacaaacaaatataattaatataaatatgtacaacctCTATTTCATATCTAGCCCATGGTCCTCCGATGATTACTATATTCTTTTATGTAGGTAACATATatgtgtattataaaaaataacaaacagaacaattgaattatttattaattcacccCGTtctaatatcttaaataatctGGAGATCTTAGATATCTTTTGGATCATGGCAACACCTGTGCATACGTTGACTCAGATTCCGTACAAAGGGgttgtttttccatttttttttataaatcttgttACTAGAGAGAGGTGCTTGCAACACAACGGTCTATAAAGGAATGATTATCATTTAATATGAGAGCACTCACATCAACcgttttttccatttctaatcgTTACACGTAGTTTTTATCTTTATCAATATGTCGTGGGTATGTTAATATCTCTCTCAACACGGCATTAcctaaataatacaaaaatacctacttatagcagtaattaattttctcctcccaaaatcatataacaggcataGCTGCGACTAGTTGCGTAAATATTTAGATCTAAATTTCAACTCCTAAACAAATGTTTGTAGTAgagaatagttaaaaaaaaaggcagtTAGAGCAATAACCATCTAACCAACCCATTagggagttgtttttttttctttttagatattGTTTTGCTCAATGCCAAACCgccatcaaaaataacttttccaaCTCACATAACttactcatttgaaaattcaagaagcgaaaaattttcttatttttttaacccattTTCAACCCTCAATCACAATAGTTTGAGTcgtatcttatatatttttccagaataaagGATGCCAACCGATCAACAAGCGAAAAAGAATGGTAGATAGTATAGCGtcgaatatttgaaatatggaaTTGTATCAGCACCATTGAATTGATATCAACCTATGTATCTACTGTGTGAGAAAGTGTTTTCAAACAAAACCATGAAATCCTCAAGACTTTTGAAACAATTGAGAACAAAACACGGATAAAACTTAGAAAAATATAGCATATTTCAAGTCAATTCGAGAAAAGTTCAAGgcacaaaaactatttaaaatattttttcgaacaCTTCACAACAATCCACTGACAGTTTGCATGCTTGATACAACATATCTTTGATGATTGCTAGATCTGGTAAGTCTCACGTAATTGGGAGGTTCTTATTCTGCCTGCTGTACTAGATTTTCTACACACTGTTGTAAATAAGTCACCGTACCAAATTATGAAATCTATATATCTCAGTAATAATTCAgttcaaagaaaaatagatgaaatggctgaaaaaatagaagataaattgGGTAATATTCTTCCCGTAACCGAATTTAGTTTGCAATTAGAATAGTCTACATTaccaggaaattaatttttgctttttgcttATGTTcgttttttaaaagatgaataGTTGGTTCAAGAACTGTTAGTTGCCAGACAAGTTATAACAAACACTAAAGGAGAGGCGGTATTTGATAtcgttgatatatatatatttttttttttcacagagaAAAATATCCCAATGGTTAATATTCTTGCTTGTGCAACAGATGGAGACCatctgttatgtatttaatatctccttacatgtttttaacTTCTTGTaaattcgtctatgtattataagtactgtgttttacgtgttataaatagtatcg of Lepeophtheirus salmonis chromosome 12, UVic_Lsal_1.4, whole genome shotgun sequence contains these proteins:
- the Unc-76 gene encoding fasciculation and elongation protein zeta-2, whose protein sequence is MDSNELNIEVPLAVPESDNEDVLLGEEEINYNHSILPEPGSCWVEEEDSLSGSLEDLVNSFDEKLTMAFQNYEEKVDKMAPVQVRSQEDILKECQVWWTITGNFGNMMPIDWTKSSTRSKQFPVLNLCAPHCRSEDISLLQEEDDIVAADLDMHTLILNSNAHLDEPVKTADEIIKEIDEIIKEEYDESENNTCNNLNYSNIQHPKMYFFGPVRILDKVLEGRKLNDLSLNELILINGDIELLVRELSEELVGDLGIRDELEFEKELKNTFISLLLNIQSKLRQINRKNSGKPSTFKYLTTVIPYQVSNSSPPVSILQVLVKILKAINEDSPAVPALLTDYILKILCPS